From Calditerrivibrio sp.:
CTTAGTACCTATGAGATTGACCGCCAACACCCTATCAAAAAAAGTTGGACCGATTATTACCCTGTATAGACTAAAAAATGACGATACCAAGATTATTATAATACTTATACTTAATATTGTGCTCATAAGCAGCTTTCTATCTCAAGTATTCGCCTTTCCATCTCACTATCCTTAAGCCCATCTGCAAATTCTGGAGTAAGAGCATGCACAAAAAATCTATCTTTTTCAGCAAATATTGTTACAGTCCCAGGAGTAAGTGTTATTGAATTGGCTAGAAGCGTAATACCGATATCAGATTTAACTTTTGGAACAAATTCCACCATACTGGGGTCTATATCCAACTTGGGTTTTATGAGTATTTTAAGAACCTGTATATTGGCTAATATTATTTCCCAAACAAGCCAAGGGACATACGAAAATATCTTGTAGATCAACTTGAGATTTATCTTATTATCAGGGAAAAAGAGATCCGCTGTTAACCAGGAAACAATTATAGCGGAGATAATAGCAAGTGTGATTATCATAGTGGAAAACTCTCCAGAAAGCAACACCCAAAAAGCCAACATCACTACACCAGTCACCAGATATCTAATCACTCGAGTTCCCCAAACGTTGTTTTATTGCACTATACATAAATAAAAAGAATTAGTCAAGTTTTTTTGCAATAAAAAATTTGTAACTTTTTAGTAGAAAAATATTTTTATTTTTAACAATTAAATCAAATATTCATTTTCTGTTAACTAAAAATATTCTCAATAACATCATAAAACATAATATCTTAAAACTATATATACAGTAGATACCAGAATCGTAAGGATCATAGTGGGTAATCCGTATTTGATAAATCGTAAAAAAGTTATATTTTCGCCAGCTTTATTCGCTATGCCTGTTACAATAACATTTGCCGATGCTCCAATCATAGTTCCATTTCCCCCTAAACATGCCCCAAGCGCTAAAGACCACCATAAGGGCATAATTGCAGAACTATGAAGCACCGTTGTAATCTGCTCATTGGGGTATAGTTGTTGTGCTATATCGATGATCAATGGGTTCATTGTGGCCACATAAGGGATGTTGTCTATAAAAGCCGATGCAAAAGCAGAAAACCAAAGAAGCAATAAGCTAGTAGCCATAAGATCACCTTTGGTCAGCTCAAGCATCTTAACAGACATCATCTTAATAAAGCCCACTTTCACAACTCCACCAATGATTATAAAAAGACCTATAAAGAAAAAGATCGTTGACCATTCTATCTCAGCAAACAGGTGCTGGGGATCATGGGTTCCACTTAAGAGCAAAAGTAGCCCCGCTCCAAAAAGGCCAATAGTTGCAGGCTCTAAGTGCAGCATACCATGAAAAACAAAGCCTAATAACACTACCATCAAAACAAAGAGAGACTTTCTCAGTAAAACAGGATCCTTAATAGCTTCCCGTTCATTCATTTTTAAGACTCTTTTTTTCTTTTCTTCTGTAACACTCAATTTCGTTTTGAACAAAACCTTAACTACCAAGAGAAAAACCAGCATCACAACAATAATAACAGGTGTTAGGTGCAATAAAAAGTCTATGAAATTCAGCTTAGCTTTCGATGCAATCATGATATTTGGGGGATCACCTATAAGTGTAGCTGTCCCTCCGATATTAGAAGAAAGGGCCTCTACAATCAAATATGGCACAGGAGAGACCTCCAATGCATCAGCGATCAACAAAGATA
This genomic window contains:
- a CDS encoding ArsB/NhaD family transporter codes for the protein MEVVINSKFILAISIFFISYVLIIFEKINKTVVSICGASLMILLQVVDQKEAFHVEEIGVDWNVIFLLISMMIIINIMKPTGFFEFIAIKSAKLGKGDPVRIMMIFAVVTGVLSAFLDNVTTVLLIAPVSLLIADALEVSPVPYLIVEALSSNIGGTATLIGDPPNIMIASKAKLNFIDFLLHLTPVIIVVMLVFLLVVKVLFKTKLSVTEEKKKRVLKMNEREAIKDPVLLRKSLFVLMVVLLGFVFHGMLHLEPATIGLFGAGLLLLLSGTHDPQHLFAEIEWSTIFFFIGLFIIIGGVVKVGFIKMMSVKMLELTKGDLMATSLLLLWFSAFASAFIDNIPYVATMNPLIIDIAQQLYPNEQITTVLHSSAIMPLWWSLALGACLGGNGTMIGASANVIVTGIANKAGENITFLRFIKYGLPTMILTILVSTVYIVLRYYVL
- a CDS encoding Na+/H+ antiporter subunit E, which gives rise to MIRYLVTGVVMLAFWVLLSGEFSTMIITLAIISAIIVSWLTADLFFPDNKINLKLIYKIFSYVPWLVWEIILANIQVLKILIKPKLDIDPSMVEFVPKVKSDIGITLLANSITLTPGTVTIFAEKDRFFVHALTPEFADGLKDSEMERRILEIESCL